A single window of Granulibacter bethesdensis DNA harbors:
- a CDS encoding ferritin-like domain-containing protein codes for MSLSDLSPPPSGLKLAKGGIDDTGIIAAADQAARHWISPFQGKLTPGSEAHKQATLRMFLETFNPYKPTIIDWPKLSDEERDRLTSLPIWDIAVQTEGKARIRMISYAESLHDPAWREAIALNGWEEGRHKVVLSNLVQAYGIVLEPEPPYPPPKHTEWAYLVTGFSECIDSFFAFGLFAVAQRSGFFPPELVDTFEPVMQEECRHILLFANWLAAHRRNLPIWRRIWFEMQVAAVWVFLGWERIGLARGMDGDGKAAKAQDNNFTVTGTKAVSDVDVSVRELMELCLSENDRRFAGYDQRLRRPTTMPTLTRLACRFIRKPKQKAAA; via the coding sequence ATGTCTCTTTCCGATCTTTCTCCTCCGCCCAGCGGTCTCAAGCTTGCCAAAGGGGGCATAGACGATACCGGGATCATCGCTGCTGCCGATCAGGCGGCCCGACATTGGATCAGCCCCTTCCAGGGAAAGCTCACCCCCGGCTCTGAAGCCCATAAACAGGCAACGCTGCGCATGTTTCTGGAGACCTTCAACCCCTACAAACCAACCATCATCGATTGGCCGAAGCTGAGCGATGAGGAACGGGACAGGCTGACCAGCCTGCCGATCTGGGACATCGCCGTTCAGACGGAGGGCAAGGCGCGCATCCGCATGATATCCTATGCCGAGAGCCTCCATGATCCGGCCTGGCGGGAAGCCATCGCCCTGAACGGGTGGGAGGAAGGCCGGCACAAGGTGGTGCTGTCCAACCTGGTGCAGGCATACGGTATCGTGCTGGAGCCGGAGCCGCCCTACCCCCCGCCGAAACATACGGAATGGGCCTATCTGGTCACCGGTTTCAGTGAATGCATCGACAGCTTCTTCGCGTTCGGTCTGTTCGCGGTCGCCCAGCGATCCGGCTTCTTCCCGCCCGAGTTGGTCGATACGTTCGAGCCGGTCATGCAGGAGGAATGCAGACATATCCTGCTGTTCGCCAACTGGCTGGCGGCACATCGCCGTAACCTGCCCATCTGGCGCCGGATATGGTTTGAAATGCAGGTGGCTGCCGTGTGGGTGTTCCTGGGCTGGGAGCGGATCGGACTGGCGCGCGGCATGGATGGCGACGGGAAAGCTGCCAAAGCACAGGATAATAATTTCACCGTCACCGGCACCAAAGCCGTCAGTGACGTCGATGTGAGCGTACGGGAGCTCATGGAACTGTGCCTGTCCGAAAATGACCGCCGCTTTGCCGGTTATGACCAGCGCCTGCGCCGCCCCACCACCATGCCAACCCTGACCCGGCTGGCCTGCCGCTTCATACGCAAACCAAAGCAGAAAGCAGCGGCTTAG
- a CDS encoding sterol desaturase family protein yields MTLPELWVAYLTYPAIQLYFALMAGCALLAAIFYQGAGGVLLGVMAAILIYPFVWYGIHRFILHGRWLYRMRWTARLWKRVHFDHHQDPHRLEVLFGDPLNTIPTMAVITVPVGAWLGGMAGAVSALGGALMMTCVYEFFHCIQHLNYKPKSRILQYMKRVHLLHHFHDESGNYGIINFLPDMLAGTYYRDTRARPRSPHVFNLGYDVEEARRYPWVMQATGTPPRDRPLPASALAKRV; encoded by the coding sequence ATGACCTTACCCGAATTATGGGTCGCCTATTTAACCTATCCGGCGATACAGCTTTACTTCGCCCTGATGGCAGGCTGTGCGCTGCTGGCGGCCATCTTTTATCAAGGCGCAGGCGGTGTATTGCTGGGCGTGATGGCGGCGATCCTGATCTATCCCTTTGTCTGGTACGGCATTCATCGTTTTATCCTGCATGGCCGCTGGCTCTATCGCATGCGCTGGACAGCCCGGCTCTGGAAGCGGGTGCATTTCGATCATCATCAGGATCCACATCGGCTTGAGGTGCTGTTCGGTGATCCCCTGAATACCATTCCGACCATGGCCGTGATCACGGTACCGGTCGGCGCATGGTTGGGTGGTATGGCAGGCGCCGTCTCGGCCTTGGGTGGGGCGCTGATGATGACATGCGTCTACGAGTTCTTTCACTGCATCCAGCATCTGAACTACAAGCCGAAATCGCGTATTCTTCAGTATATGAAGCGTGTACATCTACTGCATCATTTCCATGATGAAAGCGGTAATTACGGCATCATCAACTTTCTGCCGGATATGCTGGCAGGCACTTATTACCGGGATACCCGGGCTCGGCCACGTAGCCCGCATGTGTTCAATCTGGGCTATGATGTAGAGGAGGCACGCCGCTATCCATGGGTAATGCAGGCCACGGGGACTCCCCCGCGTGACCGGCCTCTGCCTGCATCGGCGCTGGCGAAGCGGGTATGA
- a CDS encoding dATP pyrophosphohydrolase has protein sequence MRSKADRERFIAFPDRLAAEDPYYIAPLRIDQRMLLSQSRNPYFRHAKAAFWLARRHGRDVGRISAQHDLLEPNGIGHFGMLAAEDDAAVFAALLRTVEAWHRERGIGEIQGPFNLSINETAGVLVDGFETPPMLMMGHDQPYVGSRLEEQGYEKARDLLAYLYDTEAPLPPFVGRMLNRPLPQGLSIRHLNWSRYREEVASITAIFNDAWSDNWGFVPLTEDETDAMAQQLKLLLHDKMIWFADYEGKPIAFIVALPNLNEAIRDLRGKLWPFGLVRLLWRLKIRGVKTARVPLMGIKRSFSHGLLGSLIPFLLVDAVRRESAKLGMCSVELSWVLENNDPMRRMNEALGGSIYKTYRVYRKSLMEE, from the coding sequence ATGCGCAGCAAAGCGGACAGGGAGCGTTTCATAGCGTTTCCAGACCGGCTGGCAGCTGAGGATCCCTATTATATTGCCCCCCTCCGGATTGATCAGAGAATGCTGCTGTCGCAATCCAGGAATCCTTATTTTCGCCATGCGAAGGCTGCGTTCTGGCTGGCCAGACGCCATGGGCGTGATGTTGGGCGTATCAGTGCGCAACATGACTTGTTGGAGCCAAACGGGATCGGGCATTTCGGAATGCTGGCGGCCGAAGATGATGCAGCCGTTTTTGCGGCCCTGCTCAGGACGGTGGAAGCATGGCACCGGGAACGGGGTATTGGGGAGATACAGGGGCCGTTCAATCTATCGATCAATGAAACCGCGGGTGTTCTGGTCGATGGTTTTGAGACGCCGCCCATGCTGATGATGGGCCATGACCAGCCTTATGTGGGATCAAGGCTGGAAGAACAGGGCTATGAAAAGGCCCGGGATCTGCTGGCTTATCTCTATGACACGGAAGCGCCTTTGCCGCCTTTTGTCGGCAGGATGCTGAACAGGCCTTTGCCACAGGGGCTGTCGATCCGGCACCTCAACTGGTCGCGTTACAGAGAGGAGGTGGCCTCGATCACGGCGATCTTCAATGATGCATGGTCGGATAACTGGGGGTTCGTGCCCCTGACCGAGGATGAGACCGATGCCATGGCGCAGCAACTTAAACTGCTGTTGCATGACAAAATGATCTGGTTTGCAGACTATGAAGGCAAACCAATTGCTTTTATCGTGGCTCTACCGAATCTGAACGAGGCAATCCGCGATCTTCGCGGAAAATTATGGCCTTTTGGCCTTGTCAGATTGCTGTGGCGTCTGAAAATACGCGGTGTCAAAACTGCCCGTGTGCCCTTGATGGGGATCAAGCGCAGCTTCAGTCATGGGTTGCTGGGCAGTCTGATCCCTTTTCTGCTGGTTGATGCGGTGCGTCGGGAAAGCGCGAAATTAGGAATGTGTTCTGTTGAGCTGTCATGGGTTCTGGAAAATAATGATCCCATGCGGCGTATGAACGAAGCACTGGGCGGCAGTATCTACAAGACCTACCGTGTCTATCGAAAATCGCTTATGGAGGAGTAA
- a CDS encoding inositol-3-phosphate synthase — protein MSEKSIRIAVAGIGNCASALIQGLHYYTPERCEQGVAGLMHTEIGGFRPCDIHVVAAFDVDARKVGQDVSRAIFAKPNCTTIFQADIPDSGVIVQMGQVLDGISDHMAHYADDRTFLRADVPELNKAEIVAELRRSGAEVLLNYMPVGSEQAARFYAECALEAGIGFINNMPVFIASDPVFAARFKAANLPIIGDDIKSQLGATISHRVLTDLFAKRGVKLLRTYQLNTGGNTDFLNMKNQDRLVSKKKSKTEAVQAVAKKRMDDTDIHVGPSDYVPWQNDNKVCFIRMEGHLFGDVPMNLEMRLSVEDSPNSAGVVIDMIRCCKLALDAGVGGVLEGPSAYFCKHPPVQLTDDEAFQATEQFILDYAGGKAKVKVSVVA, from the coding sequence ATGTCTGAAAAATCCATCCGCATTGCGGTCGCAGGGATAGGCAATTGTGCCAGTGCGCTGATTCAGGGGCTGCATTATTACACGCCGGAGCGTTGTGAGCAGGGTGTTGCCGGGTTGATGCATACCGAGATCGGCGGGTTTCGTCCCTGTGATATCCACGTCGTTGCGGCGTTCGACGTTGATGCGCGCAAGGTTGGACAGGATGTCAGCCGGGCGATTTTTGCCAAGCCGAACTGTACCACCATTTTCCAGGCAGACATTCCGGATAGCGGTGTGATCGTGCAGATGGGACAGGTGCTGGATGGAATCTCCGACCACATGGCCCATTATGCGGATGACAGGACGTTCCTGCGCGCTGATGTCCCTGAACTGAACAAGGCTGAGATTGTCGCGGAGCTGCGTCGCAGCGGGGCGGAGGTGCTGCTCAACTACATGCCGGTGGGGTCGGAGCAGGCGGCACGGTTTTATGCCGAATGCGCATTGGAGGCCGGGATCGGCTTCATCAACAACATGCCGGTTTTTATCGCCTCTGACCCGGTTTTCGCGGCGCGTTTCAAGGCTGCAAACCTCCCTATCATCGGCGATGACATCAAATCCCAGCTGGGAGCCACGATTTCCCATCGTGTGTTGACCGATCTGTTTGCAAAGCGTGGGGTCAAGCTGCTGAGGACGTATCAGCTCAATACCGGCGGCAATACCGACTTTTTGAATATGAAAAATCAGGATCGTCTGGTCTCGAAGAAGAAATCGAAAACCGAAGCCGTGCAGGCCGTGGCCAAGAAGCGTATGGATGATACCGACATCCATGTTGGCCCGAGCGATTATGTGCCCTGGCAGAATGACAACAAGGTCTGCTTCATCCGCATGGAAGGGCATCTGTTCGGCGATGTGCCGATGAATCTGGAAATGCGCTTGTCGGTCGAGGATTCTCCCAATTCGGCCGGTGTGGTGATCGATATGATCCGCTGCTGCAAGCTGGCGCTGGACGCCGGAGTGGGCGGCGTTCTGGAAGGGCCCAGCGCCTATTTCTGCAAACATCCGCCCGTGCAGTTGACCGATGACGAAGCCTTTCAGGCGACCGAGCAGTTCATTCTGGATTATGCAGGGGGCAAGGCAAAGGTGAAGGTCTCTGTCGTCGCATGA
- a CDS encoding NTP transferase domain-containing protein yields MKCLIVAAGQGVRLRTKGALKPLIPLRGVPLIESVMTRTMQAGVDEFFVVSGYRGDELRAFLNSYAARETVRITHVINRQWDRANGYSVTMARQFLDEPFLLVMCDHLVDPALIRALIAYGTPENTVTLAVDYNLDSPLNDPDDVTRVQVEDGRIIHIGKVIRMYNAYDTGVFLCTPIIFAALEESQAAGDDSISGAMNVLAGWGRAHVFDIGDRVWVDVDDPLAFGKAEQLLAEGRL; encoded by the coding sequence ATGAAATGCCTGATTGTCGCGGCCGGTCAGGGCGTCAGGCTGCGTACGAAAGGGGCGCTGAAACCGCTCATACCCCTTCGTGGAGTACCGCTGATTGAATCTGTGATGACCCGCACCATGCAGGCTGGCGTCGATGAATTTTTCGTTGTCAGTGGCTATCGTGGGGATGAGTTGAGGGCATTCCTCAACAGCTATGCGGCACGGGAAACCGTTCGCATCACGCATGTGATCAATCGTCAGTGGGATCGGGCCAATGGTTATTCCGTAACCATGGCCCGGCAGTTTCTGGATGAGCCGTTTCTGTTGGTGATGTGCGATCATCTGGTAGATCCGGCTCTGATCCGTGCCCTGATCGCGTATGGCACGCCGGAGAATACGGTGACGCTGGCGGTCGATTACAATCTGGACAGCCCGCTGAACGATCCCGACGATGTGACGAGGGTTCAGGTCGAGGATGGCCGCATCATCCATATCGGCAAGGTGATCCGCATGTATAATGCCTACGATACAGGCGTTTTCTTGTGTACGCCAATCATTTTTGCTGCGCTGGAAGAAAGTCAGGCCGCGGGGGATGACAGTATTTCAGGGGCGATGAACGTTCTGGCCGGCTGGGGCCGGGCGCATGTCTTTGATATAGGCGACCGGGTCTGGGTTGATGTCGATGACCCGCTGGCTTTCGGAAAGGCAGAACAGTTACTGGCGGAGGGGCGGCTCTGA
- a CDS encoding CDP-alcohol phosphatidyltransferase family protein, with the protein MHPLSARLVPVCARLGIHPNVVSLSGMICGVAAGFAYAQYPRLPFIICGFLLMAAWHTLDGVDGQLARLTSKQSALGKLLDGICDYITFIAVYVGIGYVLTPLYGGWIWGLIALAGIAHAVQAASYEAQRQDYDAWGKGLLHKRFTMSSSDAGWLYATYLRLQLMVAGDIMALDRVMADAIRCDPAQASFLQSRYQEIFAAPVRRWGVMSANWRTISLFIFCLIGLPAGYFLMEIIGFSMVCAILLRAQRRRRAAFVEMIRSESLPA; encoded by the coding sequence GTGCATCCTCTTTCCGCAAGGTTGGTGCCGGTCTGTGCGCGTCTTGGCATCCATCCGAATGTTGTTTCGCTCAGTGGCATGATCTGCGGTGTGGCTGCCGGTTTTGCGTATGCGCAGTATCCACGCCTGCCTTTCATCATCTGTGGTTTTTTGCTGATGGCGGCATGGCATACTCTGGATGGAGTAGACGGGCAGCTTGCTCGCCTGACCTCGAAACAGTCCGCACTTGGAAAATTACTTGATGGAATCTGCGATTATATCACGTTTATCGCAGTTTATGTCGGGATCGGCTACGTTCTGACACCGCTTTATGGCGGCTGGATATGGGGGCTGATTGCGCTGGCTGGCATTGCCCATGCCGTGCAGGCGGCATCGTATGAGGCACAGCGGCAGGATTATGATGCGTGGGGCAAAGGTTTGCTCCATAAACGCTTCACGATGTCTTCGTCAGACGCAGGTTGGCTATATGCAACCTATCTGCGTCTGCAACTGATGGTGGCAGGGGATATCATGGCACTGGATCGGGTTATGGCAGATGCCATAAGATGTGATCCTGCGCAGGCTTCATTTTTGCAGTCCCGCTATCAAGAGATTTTTGCAGCGCCTGTACGCCGCTGGGGGGTGATGTCGGCCAACTGGCGGACAATCAGCCTGTTTATATTCTGTCTGATTGGCCTACCAGCAGGTTATTTTCTGATGGAGATCATCGGCTTCAGCATGGTCTGTGCGATTCTACTGCGTGCCCAGCGTCGTCGCCGTGCTGCGTTTGTGGAGATGATCCGTTCTGAAAGCCTGCCAGCCTGA
- the spt gene encoding serine palmitoyltransferase: MSSSILAKFAPLAEARRALAAAGHDPFSVVIEPGPSAGEGMINGQPTLLFGTNNYLGLNLDPAGISASAEAVREHGTGTTGSRIANGTTALHTALEHELAAFYGRKHAMVFSTGYQANLGILSTLAGKDDYLLLDADSHASIYDGSRLGQAQVIRFRHNDPEDLARRLRRLDGTSGAKLVVVEGIYSMLGDSCPLAEIAAVKREAGAWLLVDEAHSLGVLGARGRGLSEAQNVEADTDFIVGTFSKSLGSVGGFCVTDIDGFDILRVACRPYMFTASLPASVIASVQSALRQMQQRPDLQATLWRNAETLHGGLKQAGFTVGPQVSPIVAVKMPDIPTAIAFWNALLAHGVYVNLSLPPATPDDHPLLRSSVTASHTEGMISNAIARFKVAASEIGFPL; this comes from the coding sequence ATGAGCTCTTCCATTCTTGCCAAATTTGCTCCCCTCGCCGAAGCACGCCGCGCACTGGCCGCCGCCGGGCATGATCCGTTCAGCGTGGTGATCGAGCCAGGCCCCTCGGCCGGTGAAGGCATGATCAATGGACAGCCAACCCTGCTGTTCGGGACCAACAACTATCTTGGCCTCAATCTGGACCCGGCCGGGATAAGCGCTTCCGCCGAGGCCGTGCGCGAGCATGGAACCGGCACCACCGGCTCCCGTATCGCCAATGGCACCACAGCACTGCACACCGCACTGGAACACGAGCTGGCTGCGTTCTATGGTCGCAAACATGCCATGGTGTTCAGCACCGGCTATCAGGCCAATCTCGGCATTCTCTCTACGCTGGCCGGCAAGGATGACTATCTGCTGCTGGATGCTGATAGCCATGCCAGCATCTATGATGGCAGCCGCCTTGGTCAGGCGCAGGTGATCCGTTTCCGTCACAACGATCCGGAAGATCTGGCCCGCCGCCTGCGTCGTCTGGATGGCACATCCGGCGCAAAGCTGGTGGTGGTCGAAGGTATTTACTCCATGCTCGGCGACAGCTGTCCCCTTGCCGAGATTGCCGCTGTCAAACGCGAAGCGGGTGCATGGCTGCTGGTGGATGAAGCCCATTCGCTGGGTGTGCTCGGGGCCCGTGGGCGTGGGCTGTCGGAAGCTCAAAACGTAGAAGCCGATACCGATTTTATCGTCGGTACATTTTCGAAAAGTCTCGGCAGTGTCGGCGGTTTTTGTGTGACCGACATAGACGGCTTCGACATTCTGCGCGTTGCCTGCCGCCCTTATATGTTTACCGCTTCACTGCCGGCCTCGGTGATTGCCTCCGTGCAGTCCGCGCTACGGCAAATGCAGCAAAGGCCGGACTTGCAGGCAACGCTCTGGCGCAATGCCGAAACACTTCATGGCGGCCTGAAACAGGCTGGCTTCACAGTGGGACCTCAGGTCAGCCCTATCGTGGCGGTAAAGATGCCGGATATTCCCACCGCCATCGCTTTCTGGAATGCGCTGCTGGCGCATGGGGTTTATGTTAATCTGTCCCTGCCGCCCGCAACGCCGGATGATCATCCTCTGCTGCGTTCCAGCGTGACAGCCAGCCATACAGAAGGGATGATCAGCAATGCCATCGCGCGTTTCAAAGTGGCGGCTTCAGAAATCGGTTTTCCACTCTGA
- a CDS encoding acyl carrier protein: MSTDLPSIKALIIDTLTARSKTAKPVNGETVIVDDLGLDSLAVMNFVMDIEDRLDVSVPLDRLAGIRTINDLAACLAELTAAP; the protein is encoded by the coding sequence ATGAGCACCGATCTGCCCTCCATTAAAGCTCTGATCATTGATACGCTGACTGCACGCTCCAAAACGGCAAAGCCGGTGAACGGAGAGACGGTGATCGTCGATGATCTCGGGCTGGACTCGCTCGCTGTCATGAATTTCGTCATGGACATCGAAGATCGCCTCGATGTCTCTGTGCCGCTAGACCGACTGGCAGGGATCCGCACCATCAACGATCTGGCCGCCTGTCTGGCCGAATTAACTGCCGCGCCTTGA
- a CDS encoding NAD(P)-dependent oxidoreductase: protein MMARKPIAAVTGATGFLGCHTVAALAERGFHVRAMIRRPEPHPLWQDRGIETVSGGLADETALQRLLTGADVVLHLAGLVRARSPQAFLAVNRDGAFRLASMLQRCTPAARLIGISSLAARAPHLSAYAASKFAGEQALRDGFGGKLCIVRPPAIYGPWDTATLSIFRSAAFRIVPVAGHPHSRIAMIHVTDAADAIAALATHETPPSLCTLADGNPQGYTPQEIMQTAAQALGHHPHYVRLPAASIWGAGLAGSLYGLLSRRPTIFNTGKAREMLHPDWSVSPAELLPDAIARPRISLDHGFSSAVAWYRAAGWLAPAHAPR from the coding sequence ATGATGGCCCGAAAACCCATCGCGGCGGTAACAGGGGCCACCGGGTTTTTGGGCTGCCATACCGTGGCTGCCCTGGCAGAGCGCGGATTTCACGTCCGCGCCATGATCCGCAGACCTGAACCGCATCCGCTGTGGCAGGACAGAGGGATCGAAACTGTTTCAGGCGGTCTGGCGGATGAAACCGCGCTGCAACGGCTGCTGACGGGTGCTGATGTGGTCCTGCATCTGGCCGGACTGGTACGGGCGCGCTCACCCCAGGCATTTCTGGCTGTCAACCGGGATGGCGCTTTCAGGCTCGCCTCCATGCTGCAACGCTGCACACCGGCGGCACGGCTGATCGGCATCTCCTCCCTTGCCGCACGGGCGCCGCATCTATCCGCCTATGCCGCCAGTAAATTCGCCGGAGAACAGGCTTTGAGAGACGGGTTCGGGGGCAAGCTGTGCATTGTGCGGCCCCCGGCCATCTATGGTCCATGGGATACCGCCACCCTGTCCATTTTCAGGAGCGCCGCTTTCCGGATCGTACCTGTCGCCGGTCATCCCCACTCCAGAATCGCCATGATCCATGTCACCGATGCCGCCGATGCGATCGCGGCTCTGGCCACGCACGAAACGCCGCCCTCTCTCTGCACGCTCGCCGATGGCAATCCGCAGGGTTATACGCCGCAGGAGATCATGCAGACCGCCGCGCAGGCGCTCGGCCACCATCCCCACTATGTCCGGCTGCCTGCAGCCTCCATATGGGGGGCCGGGCTGGCGGGCAGCCTTTACGGTCTGCTTTCCCGGCGACCCACCATTTTCAATACAGGCAAGGCGCGGGAGATGCTGCATCCCGACTGGTCGGTCTCCCCGGCTGAATTACTGCCCGATGCTATTGCCCGGCCCCGTATCTCCCTTGATCATGGATTTTCCAGCGCCGTCGCATGGTACCGTGCCGCGGGTTGGCTGGCCCCGGCGCACGCCCCCCGCTAG
- a CDS encoding fatty acyl-AMP ligase, with the protein MHHSVIPTPSDAGTPRRLADFPTLPDALDYAATGQAGLNFYSGRGVLQEALPYRELRRQAQDDARRLLALGLNPGDRIALIAENDGNFVRLFWACQYAGLVPAPLPLPAAFAGREGYIANIRRMIESAQASAAFAPDLLNEWLQEATEGLNLVFTGTATMLHTMPVPGMDLPAIDPDALSYLQFSSGSTRFPLGVAVTQRAAMANAAAISQHGLAFRDGDRGVSWLPLYHDMGLVGFLLTPLTCQISVDFLPTREFARRPLVWLDLISRNRGTLSYSPSFGYELCARRAESALETLDLSSWRIAGIGGDMIRPQVLRDFAARFATRGFSDRAFVPSYGMAEVTLALSFSPHGGGLHTDVVARGPLEHQGLALASVPEEQTGQGRDFVLCGPALPGYTIEIRGEDGTVLPERRVGVIYARGPSIMTGYFAQPEATSAVLSADGWLNTGDLGYLLNGQIVVTGRAKDLIIVNGRNIWPQDLEWSAESHIPALRSRDVVVFSIDNDAQEKVVALLQCRLSDPAAREALQQEAASLFLRQHGVEVSVILVPPRSLPQTSSGKLSRARARQMLLTGAFESDPVSSVA; encoded by the coding sequence GTGCATCATTCCGTCATCCCCACACCGTCAGACGCTGGCACTCCCCGTCGGCTTGCTGATTTTCCCACTCTGCCGGATGCGCTGGATTATGCCGCCACCGGTCAGGCGGGGCTGAATTTCTACTCCGGGCGCGGTGTGTTGCAGGAAGCCCTGCCCTATCGGGAACTGCGTCGTCAGGCACAGGATGACGCCCGTCGCCTGCTGGCGCTGGGTCTCAATCCGGGTGATCGCATCGCGCTGATTGCCGAGAATGACGGCAATTTCGTCCGCCTCTTCTGGGCCTGCCAGTATGCCGGGCTGGTGCCAGCCCCCCTGCCGCTGCCGGCTGCGTTTGCCGGACGGGAAGGCTATATCGCCAATATCCGCCGCATGATCGAAAGCGCACAGGCCAGCGCGGCCTTTGCACCCGATCTGCTGAACGAATGGTTGCAGGAAGCGACTGAGGGTCTGAACCTCGTCTTCACCGGCACCGCCACCATGCTGCATACCATGCCGGTCCCAGGGATGGACCTGCCCGCGATTGATCCGGATGCGCTGTCCTATCTACAGTTTTCCTCAGGCAGCACCCGGTTCCCGCTCGGCGTGGCCGTGACGCAGCGCGCCGCCATGGCCAATGCCGCAGCCATCAGCCAGCACGGGCTGGCGTTCAGGGATGGGGATCGGGGTGTTTCCTGGCTGCCGCTGTATCACGATATGGGGCTGGTCGGCTTTTTGCTGACCCCGCTGACCTGCCAGATTTCAGTCGATTTTCTGCCAACGCGGGAATTCGCACGCCGCCCGCTGGTCTGGCTGGATCTGATCAGCCGCAATCGCGGCACGCTCTCCTACAGCCCTTCCTTCGGCTATGAGCTGTGCGCCCGCCGGGCCGAGAGCGCTCTGGAAACGCTTGACCTCTCCAGCTGGCGCATTGCCGGGATTGGCGGGGACATGATTCGACCGCAGGTTCTGCGCGATTTTGCCGCGCGCTTCGCAACACGCGGTTTCAGTGATCGGGCTTTTGTCCCCAGCTATGGCATGGCCGAAGTCACACTGGCCCTCAGCTTCTCCCCCCATGGTGGAGGGTTGCATACCGATGTCGTGGCGCGCGGACCGCTGGAACATCAGGGTCTCGCCCTTGCCAGCGTGCCGGAGGAGCAGACCGGTCAGGGCCGCGACTTTGTCCTGTGTGGACCCGCTTTGCCCGGCTACACCATCGAGATACGTGGCGAGGATGGAACCGTGCTGCCGGAACGCCGCGTGGGCGTGATCTATGCACGGGGGCCGAGCATCATGACTGGCTACTTCGCCCAGCCGGAAGCAACCTCCGCGGTGCTCTCCGCTGATGGATGGCTCAATACCGGTGATCTCGGCTATCTGCTGAACGGGCAGATTGTCGTCACCGGACGCGCCAAGGATCTGATCATCGTCAACGGTCGCAATATCTGGCCGCAGGATCTCGAATGGTCCGCCGAGAGCCATATTCCTGCCCTGCGCAGCCGTGATGTGGTCGTTTTCTCGATCGACAATGACGCGCAGGAGAAAGTTGTGGCGCTGCTGCAATGCAGGCTCAGCGATCCGGCTGCCCGTGAGGCCCTTCAGCAGGAAGCGGCTTCCCTGTTCCTGCGCCAGCATGGCGTAGAGGTCTCCGTCATTCTGGTGCCACCGCGCAGCCTGCCGCAGACTTCATCCGGCAAGCTCAGCCGCGCACGGGCAAGGCAGATGCTGCTGACTGGCGCTTTCGAGAGCGATCCTGTCTCCTCCGTCGCCTGA
- a CDS encoding DUF2141 domain-containing protein, producing MDRNRPAILKRLFSIIVLLALAVWPRHGRAGIDPCQPDDPHQTRLLISVHGMNSAAGVITITVYPDEAKHFLDGKYKLARVSLPVSLPVTHACIALPAPGFYAVALFHDANRNGHFDTTMLGLPAEGFGFSRNPVLLLGPPDLSAVRFATHPGDNVVDIRMKYY from the coding sequence ATGGATCGGAACAGACCAGCCATACTGAAACGGCTTTTTAGTATTATAGTCCTGCTGGCTCTGGCAGTCTGGCCTCGCCACGGTCGCGCAGGGATCGATCCGTGTCAGCCGGATGATCCGCACCAGACACGCCTGTTGATCTCTGTCCATGGCATGAATTCAGCAGCAGGCGTGATCACCATCACCGTCTATCCGGATGAGGCCAAGCATTTTCTGGATGGGAAATACAAACTTGCCCGTGTCAGCCTGCCGGTTTCCCTTCCTGTGACGCATGCCTGCATCGCATTGCCCGCACCCGGATTTTATGCCGTCGCCCTGTTTCATGACGCCAACCGGAACGGTCATTTCGACACGACCATGCTGGGCCTGCCTGCCGAAGGGTTTGGTTTCTCCCGCAACCCCGTTCTTCTGCTGGGGCCACCAGACCTGTCAGCTGTCAGATTTGCAACCCACCCCGGCGATAACGTGGTCGATATCAGAATGAAATACTACTAA